In the Drosophila takahashii strain IR98-3 E-12201 chromosome 3R, DtakHiC1v2, whole genome shotgun sequence genome, one interval contains:
- the LOC108064155 gene encoding uncharacterized protein isoform X2, with protein MFRSLFVMIFNTSEIEANIFGMADDVYNTIEIFKEAATFEERIARPYKMLSGVLDCLVFMVVALMVVAVRQNRIRKPKRASGTLLPENDNENAVEPEEKDDNSIGFSGNDDNDEDNITLRPKDEGENKEIAMIGTPKWALKWLTTLRNKSFGSFYDGLFR; from the exons ATGTTTCGTTCTTTATTCGTAATGATATTCAATACCTCCGAAATCGAGGCCAATATCTTTGGCATGGCTGACGATGTGTACAATACCATCGAGATCTTCAAGGAGGCAGCCACATTCGAGGAAAGGATCGCTAGACCTTACAAAATGCTGTCGGGCGTTCTTGACTGTTTGGTTTTCATGGTGGTGGCTCTAATGGTG GTTGCAGTGAGGCAAAATAGGATCCGGAAACCAAAAAGAGCTTCTGGGACTTTGCTCCCCGAAAATGATAATGAAAATGCTGTGGAGCCAGAAGAAAAGGACGATAACAGCATTGGTTTTTCCGGGAATGACGACAATGACGAGGACAATATCACCCTTCGACCCAAAGACGAGGGAGAAAATAAGGAAATCGCCATGATTGGAACTCCGAAATGGGCCTTGAAATGGCTAACCAcattaagaaataaaagtttCGGATCGTTTTACGATGGCTTGTTCCGGTAG
- the LOC108064155 gene encoding uncharacterized protein isoform X1: protein MFRSLFVMIFNTSEIEANIFGMADDVYNTIEIFKEAATFEERIARPYKMLSGVLDCLVFMVVALMVVGFIMHDRIVAFRKMAKRKNQKVAVRQNRIRKPKRASGTLLPENDNENAVEPEEKDDNSIGFSGNDDNDEDNITLRPKDEGENKEIAMIGTPKWALKWLTTLRNKSFGSFYDGLFR from the coding sequence ATGTTTCGTTCTTTATTCGTAATGATATTCAATACCTCCGAAATCGAGGCCAATATCTTTGGCATGGCTGACGATGTGTACAATACCATCGAGATCTTCAAGGAGGCAGCCACATTCGAGGAAAGGATCGCTAGACCTTACAAAATGCTGTCGGGCGTTCTTGACTGTTTGGTTTTCATGGTGGTGGCTCTAATGGTGGTGGGTTTCATTATGCATGATCGTATTGTGGCGTTCAGAAAAATGGCTAAACGGAAAAACCAAAAGGTTGCAGTGAGGCAAAATAGGATCCGGAAACCAAAAAGAGCTTCTGGGACTTTGCTCCCCGAAAATGATAATGAAAATGCTGTGGAGCCAGAAGAAAAGGACGATAACAGCATTGGTTTTTCCGGGAATGACGACAATGACGAGGACAATATCACCCTTCGACCCAAAGACGAGGGAGAAAATAAGGAAATCGCCATGATTGGAACTCCGAAATGGGCCTTGAAATGGCTAACCAcattaagaaataaaagtttCGGATCGTTTTACGATGGCTTGTTCCGGTAG